The following coding sequences are from one Gammaproteobacteria bacterium window:
- a CDS encoding VWA domain-containing protein: MMHFEWWWAWLLLPLPLLLRRLLKPARGADQAALRVPFLADLERPRRGGGAAFRRWPLLLALLGWLLLIAALSRPQWLGELTQAPVSGRDLMLAVDISGSMKESDFALGGRRVSRIEAAKAVGADFIVRREGDRIGLIVFGGRPYLQMPLSFDLKAVSGMLAETFIGLAEERETAIGDAIGLALKRLRRREGDRVLILLTDGANNAGSLSPQVAADLAARENMKIYTIGIGADIGNRAQFDMFRRGSELDEETLKAIAGATGGRYFRARNTPELAEIYRLLDRIEAVEQDAATFRTRRVLYPWPLAAAALIAGFVLLAMARVFRPRGVA; the protein is encoded by the coding sequence ATGATGCACTTTGAATGGTGGTGGGCCTGGCTGCTGCTGCCGCTGCCGCTGCTGCTGCGGCGCCTGCTGAAGCCCGCGCGCGGCGCCGACCAGGCCGCGCTGCGCGTGCCGTTTCTGGCCGACCTGGAACGCCCGCGGCGCGGCGGCGGCGCGGCGTTCAGGCGCTGGCCGCTGCTGCTGGCGCTGCTCGGCTGGCTGCTGCTGATTGCCGCGCTGTCGCGCCCGCAGTGGCTCGGCGAACTCACGCAGGCGCCGGTCAGCGGGCGCGACCTGATGCTCGCGGTGGACATCTCCGGCAGCATGAAGGAAAGCGACTTCGCGCTCGGCGGGCGCCGCGTCAGCCGCATTGAAGCCGCCAAGGCGGTCGGCGCCGACTTCATCGTGCGCCGCGAAGGCGACCGCATCGGCCTGATTGTGTTCGGCGGGCGCCCGTATCTGCAAATGCCGCTGAGTTTCGACCTGAAGGCCGTCAGCGGCATGTTGGCCGAAACCTTCATCGGCCTCGCCGAAGAGCGCGAAACCGCCATCGGCGACGCCATCGGCCTCGCGCTGAAACGGCTGCGCCGCCGCGAAGGCGACCGCGTGCTGATTCTGCTGACCGACGGCGCCAACAACGCCGGCAGTTTGTCGCCGCAGGTGGCGGCGGACCTCGCGGCGCGCGAGAACATGAAAATCTACACCATCGGCATCGGCGCCGACATCGGCAACCGCGCCCAGTTTGACATGTTCCGGCGCGGCTCCGAACTGGACGAGGAAACGCTGAAAGCCATCGCCGGCGCCACCGGCGGGCGCTACTTTCGCGCGCGCAACACGCCGGAGTTGGCCGAAATCTACCGCCTGCTCGACCGCATTGAAGCGGTTGAGCAGGACGCCGCCACCTTCCGCACCCGCCGCGTGCTTTACCCGTGGCCGCTGGCCGCGGCGGCGCTGATTGCGGGCTTTGTGCTGCTGGCGATGGCGCGCGTGTTCCGCCCGCGGGGCGTTGCCTGA
- a CDS encoding DUF4381 domain-containing protein, giving the protein MNPVSELLAGLRDIHLPAAVSWWPPAPLWWWSLAALAVAAALSVAAAVVLRRRRERAATLSACRLALRELGVLRRRFFAGGNARDLLAGLSVLLRRTAISLSPRAETAALTGDAWLAWLDARAGRELFSRGAARAIANAPYRPSADADARAVLIACEEWLTLMSQDEEPPDNALAPRRARRRNVMPQDEEPRR; this is encoded by the coding sequence ATGAACCCAGTCAGCGAATTGCTTGCCGGTTTGCGCGACATCCATCTGCCCGCCGCGGTGTCGTGGTGGCCGCCGGCGCCGTTGTGGTGGTGGTCGCTGGCGGCGCTGGCGGTTGCGGCGGCGTTGTCGGTGGCCGCCGCCGTCGTGCTGCGGCGGCGGCGCGAACGCGCCGCGACGCTGTCGGCCTGCCGCCTCGCGCTGCGTGAACTCGGCGTGCTGCGGCGGCGGTTTTTCGCCGGCGGAAACGCCCGCGACCTGCTGGCGGGCCTGTCGGTGCTGCTGCGGCGCACCGCCATCAGTTTGTCGCCGCGCGCCGAAACCGCGGCGCTGACAGGCGATGCGTGGCTTGCGTGGCTTGACGCGCGCGCCGGGCGCGAATTGTTCAGCCGCGGCGCCGCGCGCGCCATCGCCAACGCCCCCTACCGCCCTTCCGCCGACGCCGACGCACGCGCCGTGCTGATCGCGTGCGAGGAATGGCTGACGCTGATGTCGCAAGATGAAGAGCCGCCCGATAACGCACTTGCGCCGCGCCGCGCCCGCCGCCGCAATGTAATGCCGCAAGATGAAGAGCCGCGCCGATGA
- a CDS encoding leucine-rich repeat protein, whose protein sequence is MEMNIIRTTIAERWRRFSGAANFVAAAVLVCAGAGAQAQSFYLEDADPAPNTIAATATAGTNVAGVAPTVRVGAVVVTTGVAYTLTGSALFAVHSTSGAIFSTSLLTDANRGRHPVTLTASYRGGESSLPLVIGVHPAGGFDICDRTPVVQEEILYRVNTQDEVRALGTPYRCANIPAIYMASVQTLNFSGYSTTVETLLVHDFEGLSGLTSLNLNSLGLRRLPPAVFGGLANLQSLILSNNNLAPLPPDLFRGLSRLSLLYMDSLGLRSLPPGIFSDLPLLFDLDLSTNNLASLPPNLFGNQPLLGALSLIGNRLTSLPQDIFSGLINLQALELVGNDNLVLPARVVADLARQPLIEVQMDRSARIGGIQYRLDGGVVTQLALHEGESRNLQVRVDGGIGSTLTLVARIDGAPPLAVTPATIRFGPPPGTDTAVVELTARADRNNFGRSTGSVSWAWTMSLDGGAVEIRTQSLRLDVFEPVSLEDADPSTNIIAASAVTGTPVGGITPVARIRGVVQTDGVMYSLDGGLADLFAVNTASGVIFAARQLEESDVRARAYPVTLTASHTLGMARLPLDIEVRSGVSICDRTAGVRDEILRIINSRSAGAAHGCDAVPPAVLASIATLTIPRQRVVTLLAHDFSGMPALEYLRLERLDLTGLPEGIFRDTTNLRVLNLAENRLASLPPGIFMNLGQLTELNLTGLATTGLPEVVFSGLPNLRRLSMLESRLASLPPGLLRNLGMLQHLQLSLSNDLTELPAPLLADLEKISPPVFLGLDSEANRRFNGIETSRRIGGIRYRLDGVTTTALTLNEGDSRSLQVEVVGGVRSTLTLVFRTSAESRFTATPPVIRLTASRSTAAVALAAPPDLNAGDRSGPVSWVWASFSGRGLTELPAPDLRITVRDTHRFDDADPAPNRIGETAPAGVAVSGWSPRVLVRNVVATNVRYSLSSDAGGLFQIDTASGALSLAPGRMLNHATTPTYPVTVIAQVTDSGVTGSLAATIEVFTLALDDADPALNVIAATAPQGTPVSGVRPVLLVDGAAVADGVFYTLTGSGLFTVATASGMISSAGALGGAGAHPVTLTATYRGAPAELPLTISVHAEDNFNICDRTPVVQREILYRVNTQAAVRSLGLEYGCGSVPTTRMASIRLLDFSRYSTTAETLLAHDFAGLSGLIVLQLSSLGLRRLPPGIFSGLRVLDGLSLSDNSLTSLPPGIFSNLPVNLLSLAANNLGSLPPDIFSDLSRLQTLDLQFNDNLKLPAQAAADLEGLGLANLEVERAVIPDFRIGGFQYASAPGNQLGFPEGESRNVRLEVPGGVRSTLTLVLRVDGDRQFTVTPTTVRFSPLSNTDTAVVEVAAAVDEEVGTTHAWMSWAWAVPGDLSSVATEIRTRRLLVIVNDDSGLVDADPADNRISEAASPGDLVSGWLPQLVVDGVTETEVRYRLSSDAGGLFQIHPTSGTLSLASGRTLDYETSTAHTIRVHGQGSGGEWPLATTIFVDNAPELSLSGTVTGSISETAAMGTVVSGIGVLLLDDGVPVSSSDGVVWSLSGAGSHIFEPDISGSVAVLRLTGALDYETTPVHTLTLQADYLGGFATTQVTVQVLNAVERLTLEAVGPTPFQIGEGANLGTVVGRVQARDDAGNLLTSGVFYTADGDGKFHISGNGDIFVQGQLDFEASTSHTLFITALYEELAPAQLRVDIVVVDIRNDLQIVDQSSAENIASNTTGGRVRGLDIVFQVDGINQVGTASAWSLPSDAGLFDINSATGVITLREPINFAPAGFDIFVHATWTGGDGTPMTPNPLPLTIEINDGVPVRIRVFLEGAVIP, encoded by the coding sequence ATGGAAATGAACATCATCAGAACAACGATTGCGGAAAGGTGGCGGCGGTTTTCGGGCGCGGCCAATTTTGTTGCGGCGGCGGTGCTTGTGTGTGCGGGTGCGGGTGCACAGGCGCAGTCCTTTTATCTTGAAGACGCCGACCCGGCACCCAACACCATCGCCGCGACCGCAACGGCGGGCACGAATGTCGCGGGGGTGGCGCCGACGGTGCGGGTCGGCGCCGTTGTCGTCACAACCGGCGTGGCCTACACGCTGACCGGCAGCGCCTTGTTCGCGGTTCATTCAACATCGGGTGCGATTTTCTCGACAAGCCTTTTGACGGACGCCAACCGCGGGCGGCATCCGGTTACGCTGACGGCGTCGTACAGGGGCGGCGAGAGCAGTTTGCCGCTGGTCATCGGCGTCCACCCTGCAGGCGGCTTTGATATTTGCGACCGCACGCCGGTGGTGCAGGAAGAAATCCTGTACCGGGTCAATACCCAGGACGAAGTTCGCGCCCTTGGAACCCCGTATCGCTGTGCCAACATTCCGGCAATCTATATGGCGTCCGTCCAAACGCTGAATTTTTCCGGATACTCGACGACCGTGGAGACCTTGCTGGTTCACGATTTCGAGGGGCTGTCCGGGTTGACCTCCTTGAATCTGAACTCTCTCGGGCTGCGGCGCTTGCCGCCGGCGGTGTTCGGCGGTCTGGCCAATCTGCAAAGCCTGATTTTGAGTAACAATAATCTGGCACCACTGCCGCCGGATCTTTTCAGAGGGCTGTCCAGGCTGAGCCTTTTGTACATGGATTCTCTCGGACTGCGGAGTTTGCCGCCGGGCATTTTCAGCGATTTGCCCCTTCTGTTTGATTTGGATCTGAGTACCAATAATCTGGCATCGCTGCCGCCGAATCTTTTCGGGAATCAGCCCCTTTTGGGTGCTTTGTCATTAATCGGCAACCGCCTGACATCGCTGCCGCAGGATATTTTCAGCGGTTTGATTAATCTGCAGGCTCTGGAGTTGGTGGGCAACGACAATCTGGTATTGCCGGCGCGGGTCGTCGCCGACCTGGCAAGGCAGCCCCTTATTGAAGTGCAGATGGACCGCAGTGCTCGCATCGGCGGCATTCAATACCGCCTGGATGGCGGGGTCGTCACGCAGTTGGCGCTGCATGAGGGGGAAAGCCGCAATCTTCAGGTCAGGGTGGACGGCGGCATCGGCAGCACATTGACGCTGGTTGCGCGGATAGACGGCGCGCCGCCGCTCGCCGTAACGCCGGCGACAATCCGGTTCGGCCCGCCTCCCGGCACCGACACGGCGGTCGTGGAGTTGACGGCCCGGGCGGACCGCAATAATTTTGGCCGCAGCACCGGTTCGGTGTCGTGGGCATGGACGATGTCTCTCGACGGGGGCGCAGTCGAAATCCGGACACAAAGCCTGCGTCTGGATGTGTTTGAACCGGTCAGCCTTGAGGACGCCGACCCGTCAACCAACATCATTGCCGCGAGCGCGGTGACGGGCACGCCGGTGGGGGGCATCACGCCGGTGGCGCGTATTCGGGGCGTTGTTCAGACGGATGGCGTGATGTATTCGCTGGACGGCGGGCTTGCTGATTTGTTCGCGGTCAACACGGCGTCGGGCGTGATTTTCGCGGCGCGCCAACTGGAGGAAAGCGATGTCCGCGCCCGCGCATATCCGGTTACGCTGACGGCTTCGCACACCTTGGGCATGGCGCGTCTGCCGCTGGACATTGAGGTTCGTTCCGGCGTTTCCATCTGCGACCGCACCGCCGGGGTGCGCGATGAAATCCTGCGCATCATCAACAGCCGCTCCGCGGGCGCGGCGCACGGTTGTGATGCCGTGCCGCCGGCTGTTCTGGCGTCCATCGCCACGCTGACGATTCCGCGTCAGCGCGTTGTGACGCTGCTGGCGCATGATTTTTCCGGGATGCCGGCACTGGAATACCTGCGTCTGGAGCGTCTCGATTTGACCGGCCTGCCGGAGGGCATTTTCAGGGACACAACCAATTTGCGCGTGCTGAATCTGGCGGAAAACAGATTGGCATCGTTGCCGCCGGGCATTTTCATGAATCTGGGCCAACTGACAGAACTGAATCTGACCGGCCTTGCCACGACCGGCCTGCCGGAGGTTGTTTTCAGCGGTTTGCCGAATCTGCGCAGGTTGAGTATGTTAGAAAGCAGATTGGCATCGCTGCCGCCGGGCCTCCTGAGGAATCTCGGCATGCTGCAACACCTGCAGTTGTCGTTGAGCAACGACTTGACGGAACTGCCGGCGCCGCTGCTGGCCGATCTGGAGAAAATCTCCCCCCCCGTCTTTCTCGGGCTTGACAGTGAAGCCAATCGTCGTTTCAACGGCATCGAAACCAGCCGCCGCATCGGCGGCATCCGCTACCGCCTGGACGGCGTGACAACCACGGCGCTGACACTGAATGAAGGAGACAGCCGCAGTCTTCAGGTTGAGGTCGTCGGCGGCGTTCGCAGCACCTTGACGCTGGTGTTCCGGACAAGCGCCGAATCGCGTTTCACGGCCACGCCGCCGGTCATCCGGCTCACCGCGTCCCGCAGCACGGCGGCTGTGGCGCTGGCGGCGCCGCCGGATTTGAACGCCGGCGACAGAAGCGGCCCGGTGTCATGGGTGTGGGCGAGTTTTTCCGGCAGGGGACTGACCGAACTCCCGGCGCCGGATTTGCGGATAACCGTGCGTGACACGCACCGGTTTGACGACGCCGACCCCGCGCCCAACCGGATTGGCGAAACCGCGCCTGCGGGTGTGGCGGTGTCGGGCTGGTCGCCGCGGGTTCTGGTGCGAAATGTTGTCGCGACGAATGTGCGTTACAGCCTGTCGTCGGACGCCGGCGGCCTGTTTCAGATTGACACCGCGAGCGGCGCGCTGTCGCTGGCGCCGGGGCGGATGCTGAATCACGCGACAACCCCCACCTATCCGGTCACGGTCATCGCGCAAGTGACGGATTCCGGCGTGACGGGGTCGCTGGCGGCGACCATTGAAGTCTTCACGCTCGCGCTTGACGACGCCGACCCGGCGCTCAATGTCATCGCCGCGACGGCGCCGCAGGGCACGCCGGTGTCGGGAGTGCGGCCGGTGCTGCTGGTTGACGGCGCCGCCGTCGCGGACGGCGTTTTTTACACGCTGACCGGTTCCGGTTTGTTCACGGTCGCGACGGCGTCGGGGATGATTTCTTCGGCGGGCGCGCTGGGCGGCGCCGGTGCTCATCCGGTTACGCTGACGGCGACATACCGGGGCGCACCGGCGGAATTGCCGCTGACCATCAGCGTTCACGCTGAAGACAACTTTAATATCTGCGACCGCACGCCGGTGGTGCAGCGGGAGATTCTGTACCGCGTCAACACCCAGGCCGCAGTTCGGAGCCTGGGACTTGAATATGGCTGCGGCAGTGTTCCGACAACCCGGATGGCGTCCATCCGGCTGCTGGATTTTTCCCGATACTCGACGACCGCGGAAACCTTGCTGGCTCATGATTTCGCCGGGCTGTCCGGGCTGATCGTTTTGCAACTGAGCTCTCTCGGCCTGCGGCGTTTGCCGCCCGGTATTTTCAGCGGCCTGCGCGTTCTGGACGGTTTGTCATTGAGCGACAACAGTCTGACATCGCTGCCGCCGGGCATTTTCAGCAACTTGCCAGTGAATTTGTTGTCGTTGGCTGCGAATAATTTGGGGTCGTTGCCGCCGGACATTTTCAGCGATTTAAGCCGTTTGCAGACTTTGGATTTGCAATTCAATGACAATCTGAAATTGCCGGCGCAGGCCGCCGCCGACCTGGAAGGACTGGGCCTTGCCAATCTGGAGGTTGAGCGCGCGGTTATCCCCGATTTCCGCATCGGCGGCTTTCAATACGCTTCGGCGCCGGGGAATCAGTTGGGTTTTCCGGAAGGGGAAAGCCGCAATGTCCGGCTTGAGGTGCCCGGCGGCGTTCGCAGCACATTAACGCTGGTTCTCCGGGTGGACGGTGACCGGCAGTTCACCGTCACGCCGACGACCGTCCGCTTCAGTCCGCTTTCCAATACGGATACGGCGGTCGTGGAGGTGGCGGCGGCGGTGGACGAGGAGGTAGGCACCACTCACGCCTGGATGTCATGGGCATGGGCGGTTCCCGGCGACCTGTCGTCTGTGGCGACCGAAATCCGGACACGGCGCCTGCTGGTGATAGTGAACGACGACAGCGGGCTTGTGGACGCCGACCCCGCCGACAACCGGATTAGCGAGGCGGCATCGCCGGGCGATTTGGTGTCGGGCTGGTTACCACAACTGGTGGTTGACGGCGTTACCGAGACAGAGGTGCGTTACCGCCTGTCGTCGGACGCCGGCGGCCTGTTTCAGATTCATCCGACCAGCGGCACGCTGTCGCTGGCTTCCGGGCGAACACTGGATTACGAGACCTCCACCGCCCATACAATCAGGGTGCATGGGCAGGGTTCCGGCGGCGAATGGCCCCTGGCAACGACCATCTTTGTGGACAACGCGCCGGAATTGTCGCTCAGCGGCACCGTCACCGGCTCCATTTCGGAGACGGCGGCCATGGGCACGGTGGTGTCCGGCATCGGCGTGTTGCTGCTGGACGACGGCGTGCCCGTGTCGTCCTCCGACGGGGTTGTCTGGTCGCTGTCAGGCGCGGGTTCGCATATTTTCGAGCCGGATATCAGCGGTTCTGTGGCGGTTTTGCGACTGACGGGCGCTCTCGACTACGAGACGACGCCGGTTCACACGCTGACGCTGCAGGCGGATTACCTGGGCGGATTCGCCACGACGCAAGTCACCGTGCAGGTGCTGAACGCGGTGGAAAGACTGACGCTTGAGGCGGTCGGGCCGACGCCGTTCCAAATCGGCGAAGGCGCAAATCTGGGTACGGTCGTCGGCAGGGTGCAGGCGAGGGACGATGCCGGAAACCTGTTGACCAGCGGAGTGTTTTACACTGCGGACGGCGATGGAAAATTCCACATCAGTGGCAATGGCGACATCTTCGTTCAAGGCCAGTTGGACTTTGAGGCCTCAACCTCGCACACGCTGTTCATCACGGCATTGTACGAGGAATTGGCTCCGGCTCAACTCCGGGTGGACATCGTCGTCGTGGACATCCGCAACGACCTGCAAATCGTGGATCAGTCAAGCGCCGAAAACATCGCGTCCAACACCACCGGTGGCCGGGTTCGCGGCCTCGACATCGTGTTTCAGGTTGACGGCATCAACCAGGTTGGCACCGCGTCGGCGTGGAGTCTGCCCAGTGACGCCGGCTTGTTTGACATCAACAGCGCGACCGGCGTTATCACACTGCGCGAGCCCATCAACTTCGCGCCCGCAGGTTTCGACATTTTCGTGCACGCCACCTGGACGGGCGGTGACGGAACGCCGATGACGCCGAACCCGCTGCCGCTGACCATCGAAATCAACGACGGCGTGCCGGTGCGCATCCGCGTCTTCCTCGAAGGCGCCGTCATTCCCTGA